In Calypte anna isolate BGI_N300 chromosome 5, bCalAnn1_v1.p, whole genome shotgun sequence, the sequence GGGAAGTGTATGAAATGCCAGATATGAAAGGCCAAGTGCTCTCAATCTGATTTTAATCCTGCTTCCCAAGGGTTTATCCCAGTAGCACTAGAAGTTCATGTAAAAGTTTTTACTGACTTTGGTGGGGTTTAGGTTAAGTCCTGAGGATTGGCTCTATCTGGCAAAACTCAGGGCATGTTGCTGAGGAGTTTCAGTCTTCTCTTGGGATGCCATCCCCTCTGTGCTGAGTGCTGGCATTGTCACTGAAGGGCAGAGGAGGTGGcacccccaggcagctcctcagtgcagcctggctgctcaTGCTTCTGTTTTGCCTCCTTGAGctgctccttgagctgtggaTTGGAAAACATTCAAGGCCTGATTCTCACCATGACCGTTTTTGTACTTGAACTGTGCTGAGCTTCTCCTTTCCCACATAGCTGGGATATCTCTGAGTCCCCTCTCCAATTTAGCTCTAGAGGAAGGTCAACCAGTCACAGCCATTCACTGTCTGGTTAATATGTTTTAATCTGCAAATAATTTGAGTTTTTGAGCCTCGTTTCACAACTTAGAAGTGTTGCTTTGTGGGTTtagacatatttttaaaggagaagaaaggctCTCTTGGAGCATTTTGAGAATCTCAGCCTTCTCCTGACTGTCTCCTGGCTGTCTCCTGGCTGCTCACTGGAGCTACTGTCTTCCATAGTGGAGTGTTAACATTGGTGTTTCAACAGAAGAAAGTGCACCACCCCACTTCATCCTTCACCTCTCCTGCAAAACATATTTTCTCCTATTTTAAAACTCAGTAGGCTGCTGTTATGGACAAATGACAACAACTCAACTTTTGACTTCATCTTTTGTGGGAATTTGAAATTTCAGGGGAATAAGAGGAAATATTAGATAAAAATGTACCTTCTGTTCTACAGCTGGGAAAAAGGTTGGAATTTGTACTGATTTGAATAGCTTTTGAGACAATGAGTTCATAAAAGAACATTTGTTCTTTACTTTATAGGGAAGTGAGAGCCTGGGAACCTACTCCTGGCATACTTGACTGTctttcatttttactgtttcagtCCACCAATAACATGCTATTTTCTGACTAATATCTTACTGAATGTAGGAGATACTTCACAGTGTTATCATCCACCTCCTTTGATAGTAGGCACATAGAAACAATATGCATTTGGTGAAGAAGACAGGGACTagcaaaaaggagagaaaactcAAGAGGCAGGAGGGGGACAGAAGCAGACAGAGAAGGGCTGATCTGCCTGATGTGGTTGGGAGATCCAAGCCAAAGGCTGAGAAATGCAAGAGAAATCCACCCCTCCTCCCTGTGAAGCATCACAGGTTTCCCCATTTCCTGGCTTGATCTGTGGGTGTTGAATGAGCAAACCTGGGACTTGACTTGCTTGTTTGTGACCACAAaactcctcctgccttcctggaTTTGTGCTCGGCTGCTGCATCCTGTCCTCCTCATCCTCTTTGCTAATAGCTGCCTGCATGAAGTACAACACACTCTTCAGTTCCCCATCCTAGAAACCTCCACATAATgccactgaaggaaaaaacactccTCATTGCTAGGGTGAAGTAACCTTCTCCTTACCATTCCCAGGATTCTAACCTTCCCTGCTCTGTAACTCTACAAAAAGCTCTTGTCCTAAATCCTTCCTCCATTTCCTTAGTGCTGTGCCCATCGTGTAACAACTCTGTGAACATCAACTTCTTGTTGCCCTCCTTCACactcattttccttccctttcacaCTATTTTCTCTAGCCTCACCTTGCAGACCTGTTCCCCACCAGccccctccctcctgcagcttccCCTCTCATCGCACCACAACCAGTCTATCAGTGAATGTCCCATCAGTTCCTCCCCAAAGGCAGGGAAACATTTCCCCTACACTGAACTGCTTCAACACAAGAAGTTGAACCTCCTGCTGGAGAACTCATCTTCCCAGATCCTTCACTCCATTTCATGCTTTAGAGCTGCATGAAAACTCCCAGTTACTCCAATAATCCTGCCAGGATAAAGTGGGACAACCTGCAGCTGCACCCATGTGTGAGCCTGGGAACCAGAGGAGCTGGATTTGGTTTGGGGCCCATTTTCTACAGTGGGCACAACAACAACTTGTACTCAGCAGCTGTACCAACACATTGTGACATTGTTTTGTCAAATGGATTTGCTGCAAGTGAACACCAGATGGGCAGTAGCTTCAAACACCCACATCTGGCATTTCTCAGGGGTGTTGCACTTCAAAGGGAAGCTGgcattttatttccactgaaTGATTCCAGCTAAGGTTCATGTGAATCTTGCAAATAGCCATAAAATTGTTGGCAGATCACATTGGTGCAGTCCCTGAAATGTGCCAGCTGCTTCTTTCCAGCTTAGGTTTCTCCTAGCTATgggcagagatggagaagaatCCAGATTTAGTCCTTGAGTGCCTTTGGGCTTGTGGCTAAATACGGTCAAGCTTTGTGTCTTGGTTCGGAGGGACTggtatatcttttttttttacattttgttccCACACTCCCCATGATTCCAGGCTTCCTGTTCCATACATGACCTATGAGCAAACCCCTCTGGATAGCTAGAGGGGATGATCTCTGGTCTGCCTTGCCCCCCAACCTTTTGtccaaagcagaggaggaatcACCACCTGACAAATAAGCTTTgttccttctgcagcagcttaGTTCACCTGCAGCAGCTTAGTTCACCTGTCCTCTCAGCAAAAAAACTTCTATCCCAACAGATTTGTACCTCTGTGCTTGGTTTCTTCTTTTGGTGCTAAGGCTGATCTCCAACGCAcagatttttacattaaaatggTTCCAAGAGGTCAGTATGGTTCCCACTGAAAGCGTTAAGGTTTCTAACCCCGTGAGGACAGCTGGGCCTGTGCTCGTTGCAGGATATTTAAAACCCAATATAGCCACGTGTTTtattctgctgccagctgccagTCACTGATGAAAAGTCACGCTTTTGTTGATGCCTCTTTGCAGGTTTGCTGATGTTTGCCATCACACACATCCTCTACTCCTCAGCCTTTGGGATGAAGCCTTTGGACCTGAGAGCCGGTTTGCTGATGGGCCTCATTTGCAGTTCCTGCTACGCCTTCCTCTACTCCTACCTCTCGGGCCCATTCACCTACCTGGTTGCTGTCTACATCGCCTTGATTGGCTTCATGGGCTGGCGAGCAGTTGCTGGCATGCAGCTCTGCAATGACCTCTGGACATGGACCAAGCTCTCAGCCTGCATTGGTGCCATGCTCTTCATGGTGTCGGATCTGACCATCGCGCTTAACAAGTTCTGCTTCCCCGTGCCCTACTCCCGCTTCATCATCATGGCCACTTACTATGCAGCCCAAATGCTCATTGCACTGTCAGCTGTAGAGACCAGAGATGAAGAGGACTTCAGAAAGAGGAGTTAGGTGGAGTGCCAATAGTCTGTGAATGACATGGGTTATATCTCAGGTGCTGTAGCTGCATTCACCCCTGAGAAAGATTTCCGTTTCTCTAAGCACGTTGGTGATGTTGATTTTGCTTCCTTGAAGCGTTAcctttggggcttttttttcagtggctttcTCTGAATATGGCTTACTTCAGTGTGGAGTCTACATCAGAATGCTTAGACTGTCCCTGCAGTAGTTAAATCATTCAACTTTTCCTCCTTGGAAGTGCTGTACTACTGCATTTCACTTGCTAGTCTTGAAACTGATGTTAAAtgtgtgggaagaggagggCTGATGGAAAGGAGGTTTGGCTTTGCACTGTGCTGGAAGATTTGCTTTCAGAGGTGGGCAGACAGGCACAGATCTCTGCTAAAGTCAtaggtaaaaattaatttaactgGTGTTTGCCTCTTTTTATACATTACAAATTCAGTATGCAGACTGGAGCTATTGCCTCTGCTGAAAGGAAACCTGGAGGTAAAAACTGCATatccagaggagggctgagCTTTGGAGTCAAGAGCAGCATGTggggcagcccccagcagaACCAGAATGAAAGCAAACCACCAAGCAGAAGGTGCAGAGCAAGGGGTGTGCTGACATGCAGTGCTGTGTGCTTTGATCACAGCTGATCACTGCTGCAGGGCAGGTCAGTAGGTGCCTGTCAGTTTGCCATGTGGCAGAGCCAAGAGTTTTGGGGAATTCCAGATCAATCTAGGCAGTCAGGCCACTGCTTTCTCCCCTGCCATATGTGTGCAGTTATGTGGTGTCTGCAGCCACCAGTGACAGCTGAGCTGTAACTGGCACAGGAAGAGCTTTGATTTTTACAGCAGGACTTTGAGTCCTTAGTGTAGCAGACAGAAATCTAAACTTTATGCCTTTCATCCACAATATCCTAATTAACACTGCTGTTTGCAGGATATCTCTGGAATCTTCATGTGAGCTTTGTCAGTTGTTGCTGTGTTTTGCCAGCTGCTGGTAAATGATCAGCTTTGCACCACTTGTTATCTGGAAAGCCTCTTTTCAGCAGAGCTTCCTGAAAAGCACTGTCCTGCCTGAAGTGCCTGTCACTTTCTTCTTGAACTCACATGGAGGCAGCAAGAATGTAAGAGCCATGAGCCATCAGGGCTGGGAAAACCTTTTTAGTTCATCCGTATTATTTGGTTGATTTGTCCCCTATCTGCTGAAACTAGGTTACTTCTGACTTCAGACTCTCTTAAGAAGATATAGGAAGAAGATACCCTGATTTTTAATgatatgtatattttttcccctcatattTAGGATACCTATCAGCAAGATCTCTCTCTGTTTGAAACTATCTTGAATGTGCTTTTC encodes:
- the TMEM86A gene encoding lysoplasmalogenase-like protein TMEM86A produces the protein MVSPVTVVKSEGPKLVPFFKATCVYFVLWLPTSSPSWFSALIKCLPIFCLWVFLLAHGINFLVSHRSASRILAGLIFSAVGDAFLIWQEQGYFIHGLLMFAITHILYSSAFGMKPLDLRAGLLMGLICSSCYAFLYSYLSGPFTYLVAVYIALIGFMGWRAVAGMQLCNDLWTWTKLSACIGAMLFMVSDLTIALNKFCFPVPYSRFIIMATYYAAQMLIALSAVETRDEEDFRKRS